The Streptococcus sanguinis genome contains the following window.
ATGGCCGCCGCAATGGTCAGAATCATCAAGGATTTAACGGTCAAAACCGCCAACAGCCTCAAGGACCAAAGATTGACTTTAAGGCTCGGGCAGCAGCTTTGAAAGCAGAGCAGAATGCTGAATACGCTCGCTCCAGCGAGGAACGCTTTAAGCAAGCACAAGAAGCTAAAGAAGTTATGGAACGGCAAAATCGCCGCAAGGAGCAGCCTAAGGCAGAAGCACCTGCAACAGTTCAGCCTGCACCAGCTCCGTCTGCACCAGCAGCGAATCCAAGCCCAGCTCCAGCCGCTGTGGATACGCGTCGTAAGAAGCAAGCTCGACCAGATAAGAAGCGCGATGATTTTGATCGCGAAGAAGAAGGTCCAAGAAAACAACAAAAGAATCGAAGCAGTCAAAATCAAGTGAGAAATCAAAGAAATAGTAATTGGAATAAAAACAAGAAAAACAAAAAAGGAAAGGGCAACAATAACCAGGCACCAAAACCTGTTACAGAACGTAAGTTCCATGAGTTGCCAACTGAATTTGAATATACAGACGGAATGACCGTTGCAGAAATTGCAAAACGCATCAAGCGCGAGCCAGCTGAAATTGTCAAGAAACTCTTTATGATGGGCGTAATGGCAACGCAAAACCAATCTCTTGACGGCGATACTATTGAGCTCCTCATGGTGGACTACGGTATTGAAGCTAAGAAGAAGGTGGAAGTTGACACAGCTGATATTGAGCGCTTCTTCGTAGAAGAAGGTTATATCAACCAAGATGCCTTGGTAGAGCGTCCGCCAGTTGTCACCATCATGGGACACGTTGACCATGGTAAAACAACCCTCTTGGATACCCTGCGTAACTCTCGCGTAGCAACAGGTGAAGCGGGTGGTATTACTCAGCACATCGGTGCTTACCAGATTGAGGAAAGCGGCAAGAAGATTACTTTCTTGGATACGCCTGGACACGCGGCCTTTACTTCTATGCGGGCCCGCGGTGCCTCTGTTACGGATATCACTATCCTGGTCGTTGCTGCTGATGACGGTGTTATGCCGCAAACGATCGAAGCTATCAACCACTCCAAGGCGGCTGATGTCCCAATCATCGTAGCTATCAACAAGATTGATAAGCCAGGAGCGAATCCTGAGCGCGTGATTGGTGAATTGGCTGAGCATGGTGTCATGTCAACAGCTTGGGGCGGAGATTCTGAATTTGTCGAAATCTCAGCGAAATTCAATCAAAATATCGACAGCTTGCTGGAAACAGTCCTCCTAGTGGCTGAAATTCAAGAGCTCAAGGCAGATCCGACTGTTCGAGCGATTGGTACAGTTATCGAAGCCCGTCTGGATAAAGGAAAAGGTGCTGTCGCAACCCTTCTGGTTCAGCAGGGAACTCTGAATGTGCAGGATCCAATCGTTGTTGGTAATACCTTCGGTCGGGTTCGGGCTATGACCAATGACCTGGGCCGTCGTGTTAAGGTAGCAGGACCATCTACACCGGTTTCTATCACTGGTCTCAATGAAACTCCGATGGCTGGTGACCACTTTGCGGTCTATGAAGATGAAAAAGCTGCGCGCGCAGCCGGTGAAGAACGTGCCAAACGTGCCCTTCTCAAGCAGCGTCAAGCTACTCATCGCGTCAGTCTGGAAAATCTCTTTGATACCCTCAAAGCTGGTGAAGTTAAGTCTGTTAATGTTATCATCAAGGCTGATGTACAAGGTTCTGTAGAAGCTCTGTCTGCTTCCCTGCAAAAGATTGAGGTGGAAGGCGTTAAGATTACCATCGTCCACTCAGCGGTTGGTGCTATCAATGAGTCCGACGTAACACTGGCAGAAGCTTCAAATGCTTTCATCATCGGATTTAACGTTCGTCCTACATCTCAAGCTCGCCAGCAGGCAGAAGCTGACGATGTCGAAATCCGTCTCCACAGCATTATCTACAAGGTTATCGAAGAAATGGAAGATGCCATGAAGGGAATGCTGGATCCAGAATACGAAGAAAAAATCATCGGGGAAGCTCTTATCCGCGAGACCTTCAAGGTTTCCAAGGTTGGTACTATCGGTGGATTTATGGTTATCAACGGTAAAGTGACCCGTGATTCCAAGGTTCGCGTTATCCGTGATGGCGTCGTGATTTACGATGGAGAGCTTGCCAGCCTCAAGCACTTCAAGGATGATGTTAAGGAAGTTACTAACGGCCGCGAAGGTGGACTCATGATTGATGGTTACAATGACATTCAAGTAGATGATACGATTGAAGCCTACATCATGGAAGAAATTAAGAAATAAGATAAGAAGTAGGTTAAAAACTCGCAGTGAAATCATTGTTGGTGGAAGTCTGTATTTTTAGTCCCACATCTTTTTTCACAAAGAGTTTAGAAGAAATTATTGCAGAAGAGAAAAATTAGAAAGGAAATCTCATGGCAAACAATTTTCGTACAGACCGTGTCGGCATGGAAATCAAGCGCGAAGTCAATGAAATCTTGCAGAAGAAAGTTCGTGACCCGCGGGTGCAGGGAGTAACCATTACCGATGTCCAAATGCTGGGCGATCTATCCATGGCCAAGGTCTACTACACGATTATGAGCAATCTGGCCTCTGATAATCAAAAAGCTCAGACCGGTCTGGAAAAAGCGACCGGTACCATCAAGCGAGAACTGGGTCACAATCTGAAGATGTACAAGATTCCAGATTTGACCTTTGTCAAGGACGAATCCATCGAGTATGGCAATAAAATCGACCAGATGCTGCGCGATTTAGATAAAAAATAAAGCAGAAACTCAGCTGTCATGGCTGGGTTTTCTGTTTTTTTAATTTAATATAACAATTTTTCGCAAAAATAGGTATATACCATTTACAAATGAAAAAGAAAGAGTTATAATATAGTCAAGAAAACTCAGAGATTCAAAAGTGGGAGTTAGAAAGCAGCTATAGAAAGATACTAGCTCTATCACAGAATTCCGCTTTGAATGGCAGAGAATACAGAAGTCAAGAACAAGGGAGGCAGTCTTATGCCTACATATATTAAAGCAGATCAATTTTTCTATCCTCAAGGAATCCGTCAGGGCGGTTATTTAGAGCTGATTGACGGCAAGTTTGGCAAGCTGGTGCAGTCTGTTCCGCAGGATGCAGAAGTCATAGACTACAGTGGCTACTCGATTGCACCAGGTCTAGTGGACACTCATATTCATGGCTTCGGCGGTATTGATGTAATGGACAATAACATCGAAGGAACTCTTCATACCATGAGTGAGGGTCTCTTGACTACCGGTGTGACCAGCTTTTTACCTACAACGCTGACCTCGTCCTATGAGCGGCTCTTAGCGGTTACTGAAAATATCGGTGCACGCTATCAAGAAGCTAGCGGAGCTAAGATTCGCGGTCTCTATTTTGAGGGGCCTTACTTCACCGAGAAGTATAAAGGTGCTCAAAATCCAGCCTATATGAAAGATCCTAGCATGGATGAGTTTCGTGCTTGGCAGAAAGCTGCAAATGGCTTGCTTAATAAGATTGCTCTCGCACCAGAGCGTGAAGGCGTAGAGGAATTTGTCCGTACGCTGACTGATGAAGGTGTGACCGTTGCTTTGGGGCATTCTAACGCAACCTATGATGAAGCCAAAACTGCGGTCGAAGCGGGTGCCAGTGTCTGGGTGCATGCTTATAATGGTATGCGGGGATTGACCCACCGGGAGCTGGGCATGGTTGGTGCCATGTATGAGTTGCCCCACACCTATGCGGAG
Protein-coding sequences here:
- the infB gene encoding translation initiation factor IF-2; amino-acid sequence: MSKVRLYEIAKELGKESKEVVARAKELGLDVKSHSSSVEADASERIKSSFKKAAAPQAPAEKPAAAQPSPQKTPAREAAPVKAEQPEAKAAAKPEAKAETAAPVKRPQSRNFKAEREARAKEEAERRKQQGNRKPQNKEQGKREDRDNRNKNRGNRNDRDRGNRPNDRRDNRGQDGRRNGQNHQGFNGQNRQQPQGPKIDFKARAAALKAEQNAEYARSSEERFKQAQEAKEVMERQNRRKEQPKAEAPATVQPAPAPSAPAANPSPAPAAVDTRRKKQARPDKKRDDFDREEEGPRKQQKNRSSQNQVRNQRNSNWNKNKKNKKGKGNNNQAPKPVTERKFHELPTEFEYTDGMTVAEIAKRIKREPAEIVKKLFMMGVMATQNQSLDGDTIELLMVDYGIEAKKKVEVDTADIERFFVEEGYINQDALVERPPVVTIMGHVDHGKTTLLDTLRNSRVATGEAGGITQHIGAYQIEESGKKITFLDTPGHAAFTSMRARGASVTDITILVVAADDGVMPQTIEAINHSKAADVPIIVAINKIDKPGANPERVIGELAEHGVMSTAWGGDSEFVEISAKFNQNIDSLLETVLLVAEIQELKADPTVRAIGTVIEARLDKGKGAVATLLVQQGTLNVQDPIVVGNTFGRVRAMTNDLGRRVKVAGPSTPVSITGLNETPMAGDHFAVYEDEKAARAAGEERAKRALLKQRQATHRVSLENLFDTLKAGEVKSVNVIIKADVQGSVEALSASLQKIEVEGVKITIVHSAVGAINESDVTLAEASNAFIIGFNVRPTSQARQQAEADDVEIRLHSIIYKVIEEMEDAMKGMLDPEYEEKIIGEALIRETFKVSKVGTIGGFMVINGKVTRDSKVRVIRDGVVIYDGELASLKHFKDDVKEVTNGREGGLMIDGYNDIQVDDTIEAYIMEEIKK
- the rbfA gene encoding 30S ribosome-binding factor RbfA; the protein is MANNFRTDRVGMEIKREVNEILQKKVRDPRVQGVTITDVQMLGDLSMAKVYYTIMSNLASDNQKAQTGLEKATGTIKRELGHNLKMYKIPDLTFVKDESIEYGNKIDQMLRDLDKK
- the nagA gene encoding N-acetylglucosamine-6-phosphate deacetylase; the protein is MPTYIKADQFFYPQGIRQGGYLELIDGKFGKLVQSVPQDAEVIDYSGYSIAPGLVDTHIHGFGGIDVMDNNIEGTLHTMSEGLLTTGVTSFLPTTLTSSYERLLAVTENIGARYQEASGAKIRGLYFEGPYFTEKYKGAQNPAYMKDPSMDEFRAWQKAANGLLNKIALAPEREGVEEFVRTLTDEGVTVALGHSNATYDEAKTAVEAGASVWVHAYNGMRGLTHRELGMVGAMYELPHTYAELICDGHHVDPKACDILLKQKGHENIALITDCMTAGGLEDGDYMLGEFPVVVAEGTARLKSTGNLAGSILKLKDGLKNVVKWGIANPHQAVMMASLIPAKSVHIDDVCGQIKEGYDADFIVLDKDLELVATYLDGQERFHV